From one Lolium rigidum isolate FL_2022 chromosome 4, APGP_CSIRO_Lrig_0.1, whole genome shotgun sequence genomic stretch:
- the LOC124706423 gene encoding acylamino-acid-releasing enzyme 2-like, producing the protein MQVSEPALKKQNSSGMDAIMSEEYASQSKLLEDFTCVPSIESAWVFKTSNGDRSTAMFSISQADLLANNTRKHILYSHITRHGTDPLECQWSPFPIEMTGVSIVVPSPSGSKLLVVRNGEKGSCTKLQIVDQSHVDKEIHVDQSTHGPLFTDEWFQGISWNQEETFIAYIAEESPRPTPAFDDAGYRKEGSSGKDCNSWRGLGEWEENWGETYSKKGRPSLFVLDISSGEVRTVRGIAKSLSIGQVVWAPPSSTGHQKHLVFVGWLEHNGFQKTARKLGMKYCSNRPCSLYAIRCPFEEPNADNASLSGGKSDSASVVTNLTPSISSAFFPRFSKDGKLLVFLSAKCAVDSGAHNATDSLHKINWPSDWKTDEHLDMIDVVPPVMCPDDGCFPGLYCSSMLSDPWLSNHCTIILTSAWRSTQVILLVDVLSGKVTRISPELSDYSWSALAVNGSDVLSVSSSPIDPPQISYGHEASKEDHQTRGWVWEEVTSPLMAGSNKVKALLSHHKFSILKIPVTNPCDVLSDGGQLPFEAIFVSCEDSSQKPTVLILHGGPHSTSVSSYSKSSAFLASLGFNLLVVNYRGTLGFGEEALQSLPGKVGSQDVQDCLMALDYVIKEGLIDASKVAVVGISHGGFLSTHLIGQAPDRFAVAAARNPVCNLSLMVGTTDIPDWCYAVACGTEAKHLASESPSLDHLRLFYQKSPIAHISEVKAPLLMLLGGADLRVPTSNGLQYARALRERGGDVKIMMFPEDIHEINIPRSDFESFLNIGIWFKKYLK; encoded by the exons ATGCAAGTCTCTGAGCCAGCATTGAAGAAACAAAATTCATCGGGTATGGATGCAATAATGTCAGAAGAGTATGCTTCGCAATCCAAGTTATTGGAAGACTTCACTTGTGTCCCAAGCATAGAGAGTGCTTGGGTTTTCAAAACCAGCAATG GAGACAGATCAACAGCAATGTTTTCTATTAGTCAAGCAGACCTACTGGCAAACAACACGAGAAAACATATTTTGTATTCTCATATTACGAGACATGGAACTGACCCTCTAGAGTGTCAATGGTCTCCATTCCCTATTGAAATGACCGGAGTATCCATTGTCGTTCCATCCCCTTCTGGATCGAAACTTCTTGTGGTGAGGAATGGAGAGAAAGGTTCATGTACAAAACTTCAAATTGTTGATCAATCACATGTggataaagaaatacatgtagatcaaTCTACACATGGTCCACTTTTTACTGATGAGTG GTTTCAAGGGATTTCCTGGAACCAAGAAGAAACGTTCATCGCATACATCGCTGAAGAGTCACCTAGACCAACACCAGCTTTTGATGATGCCGGATATAGGAAAGAGGGCTCTTCAGGAAAAGACTGCAATAGCTGGAGAGGACTGGGGGAATGGGAAGAGAACTGGGGTGAAACTTACTCCAAAAAAGGGAGACCCTCACTGTTTGTTCTTGATATTTCTAG TGGCGAAGTACGTACTGTAAGAGGCATTGCAAAATCATTGAGTATTGGTCAAGTTGTTTGGGCTCCACCATCTTCAACTGGCCATCAGAAGCATTTGGTTTTCGTGGGATGGTTAGAGCACAACGGGTTTCAGAAAACTGCTAGAAAACTCGGCATGAAGTACTGTTCTAACAGGCCGTGTTCCCTCTATGCAATTCGTTGCCCTTTCGAAGAACCAAATGCGGACAACGCATCGCTTAG TGGTGGTAAATCAGACTCTGCTTCAGTAGTAACGAACTTAACCCCAAGCATAAGCAGCGCTTTCTTTCCACGGTTCAG CAAGGATGGTAAACTTCTGGTGTTTCTATCTGCAAAATGTGCAGTAGATAGTGGAGCACATAATGCCACAGATTCGCTGCATAAAATCAACTGGCCTTCTGATTGGAAAACAGATGAACATCTCGATATGATCGATGTG GTTCCTCCTGTAATGTGCCCTGATGATGGCTGTTTTCCGGGTCTATACTGCTCATCCATGCTATCTGATCCTTGGCTTTCTAATCACTGTACGATAATATTAACATCTGCTTGGAGAAGTACCCAAGTGATACTATTAGTAGATGTTTTAAG TGGGAAAGTAACAAGAATAAGTCCAGAACTCTCGGATTACTCATGGAGCGCCCTTGCAGTAAATGGCAGTGATGTCCTCTCTG TGTCAAGTAGTCCCATCGACCCTCCTCAGATTAGTTATGGCCATGAAGCGTCAAAGGAGGATCATCAAACACGCGGATGGGTTTGGGAGGAAGTTACAAGTCCGCTCATGGCAGGAAGTAATAAG GTGAAGGCTTTGTTATCGCATCACAAGTTCAGTATACTCAAAATTCCGGTTACTAACCCATGTGATGTACTCTCTGACG GTGGTCAGCTTCCATTCGAGGCCATCTTTGTGTCCTGCGAGGACAGTTCGCAGAAACCAACTGTTTTAATCCTTCATGGTGGCCCACATTCGACATCCGTATCAAGCTATTCGAAATCGTCAGCGTTTCTCGCTTCACTTGGATTTAACCTGCTTGTTGTAAATTATAG AGGTACACTGGGATTCGGAGAGGAGGCTTTGCAGTCACTTCCTGGAAAAGTTGGGTCACAG GATGTCCAAGATTGTCTTATGGCACTAGACTACGTAATCAAGGAAGGACTGATCGATGCGTCTAAAGTAGCTGTTGTCGGAATTTCGCATGGTGGATTCTTATCAACCCATTTAATCGGTCAG GCTCCTGATAGATTTGCCGTGGCGGCGGCTCGAAACCCAGTCTGTAACCTGTCACTGATGGTTGGCACGACTGACATCCCAGACTGGTGCTACGCGGTGGCATGTGGAACTGAGGCCAAACACCTAGCCTCGGAATCCCCTTCCCTTGATCATCTAAGACTCTTCTACCAGAAATCACCAATTGCCCATATTTCAGAA GTGAAAGCGCCTTTGCTTATGCTTCTAGGAGGAGCAGATCTCCGGGTACCCACTTCAAATGGCCTACAG TACGCAAGAGCTTTGAGAGAAAGAGGAGGCGATGTCAAAATCATGATGTTCCCAGAGGACATACATGAAATCAATAT ACCACGATCGGATTTCGAGAGCTTCCTCAACATCGGAATCTGGTTCAAGAAATATCTCAAATAG